The Methanocalculus natronophilus genome contains a region encoding:
- a CDS encoding potassium transporter TrkG produces VLSIKAFAVGKEYVIFNKRKIREDIVQKAYIALVSALFIVFSGVVILSAIEPEPLHKILFEVTSAYGTTGLSMGITSSLHGFSKFILVLTMFIGRLGILALVMMIRPNNPLSKPNFQYPEENIIVG; encoded by the coding sequence GTCTTAAGCATTAAAGCGTTCGCTGTAGGTAAAGAGTATGTCATATTTAATAAACGAAAAATTAGAGAAGATATTGTTCAAAAAGCATACATTGCTTTGGTCTCAGCACTTTTCATAGTGTTTAGTGGAGTTGTTATCTTATCAGCGATTGAACCTGAACCGCTTCATAAAATATTATTTGAAGTTACGAGTGCTTATGGAACGACAGGGCTAAGTATGGGAATTACGAGTAGTTTGCATGGCTTTAGCAAATTCATTTTAGTACTCACAATGTTTATTGGTCGCTTAGGTATATTGGCATTAGTCATGATGATACGGCCAAATAATCCATTAAGTAAACCTAATTTCCAGTATCCTGAAGAAAATATTATCGTAGGATAA